In Pectinophora gossypiella chromosome 5, ilPecGoss1.1, whole genome shotgun sequence, a genomic segment contains:
- the LOC126367209 gene encoding protein amnionless, whose protein sequence is MLRVFLLLITITASSAAIVKWMPNKSFSLAINFRDRKLPCSRQNVVFPESVAEAVIIQADVAMKEIVLPATGDIIFEDGITSFGIDENDNCTEEGNAYYSPRSKSSWVQPDVWSSTKFNEATPDAERIPCYDDEVVFPSDSQFTVLLPLASQHIRRLKIFGQYYDNALFRSLARSQDSGEGSSQQFILNDLYGTGVIVEDKGCTSPTGCPCQNAMMKMDCSAKFCPVPKCLDPVQPIGHCCKICGGYFIFNIGERFDMLSFEENVATVINSYGKDELVYHVGILPNNKVQVVVVEKGEYSGSSAEAVSDLDYKFSSRLLKGEALYSGAPLSKAGMGGKIAVSMFFVVVLVMGAIYAYYYKMPQLPEFRYPGGVRSRGVLTRFQRRTDSVVSLTSRRDSTATLRSGLGTAFRNPLYDSKRGRVEVTESVAEEERE, encoded by the coding sequence atgttgcgcgtatttttattattaattacaataacTGCGTCATCCGCAGCCATTGTGAAATGGATGCCAAATAAAAGTTTCAGTTTGGCAATCAACTTTAGAGATCGGAAGTTGCCTTGTTCGAGACAAAATGTGGTGTTTCCAGAAAGTGTGGCTGAGGCAGTGATTATCCAAGCAGATGTAGCTATGAAAGAAATTGTGTTACCAGCTACTGGAGATATTATTTTCGAAGATGGAATAACTAGTTTTGGCATAGATGAGAATGACAATTGCACTGAAGAAGGAAACGCTTATTATTCGCCAAGGTCGAAGTCATCATGGGTGCAACCAGATGTGTGGAGCTCGACGAAGTTCAATGAAGCGACACCAGACGCTGAAAGAATTCCTTGTTACGACGACGAAGTAGTTTTCCCTTCAGACTCACAATTCACTGTACTTCTCCCACTTGCATCCCAGCATATCCGAAGGTTAAAGATTTTTGGCCAGTATTACGATAATGCTCTCTTCAGAAGTCTAGCAAGGTCCCAGGATTCTGGGGAGGGATCATCACAGCAGTTTATATTGAACGACTTGTATGGAACAGGAGTCATAGTGGAAGATAAAGGATGTACTTCTCCCACTGGTTGCCCTTGTCAAAACGCAATGATGAAAATGGACTGCTCTGCCAAGTTCTGTCCTGTTCCGAAATGCTTGGACCCTGTACAACCAATTGGTCACTGCTGTAAAATTTGCggaggatattttatttttaacatcgGCGAAAGGTTCGACATGTTGTCGTTTGAAGAAAACGTTGCGACAGTGATAAACTCTTATGGGAAAGACGAGCTTGTCTACCACGTGGGTATACTTCCAAATAACAAAGTgcaagttgttgttgttgagaaGGGAGAGTATTCTGGGTCAAGTGCTGAAGCCGTTTCTGATTTAGATTATAAGTTCAGTAGTCGTTTATTGAAAGGCGAGGCGTTATATAGTGGGGCTCCGTTGTCGAAAGCTGGGATGGGGGGAAAGATCGCCGTATCCATGTTTTTCGTGGTGGTCTTGGTAATGGGTGCTATATACGCCTATTATTATAAGATGCCTCAGTTGCCAGAGTTTAGGTATCCTGGTGGGGTGCGTAGCAGGGGGGTGCTGACAAGGTTCCAAAGAAGGACGGATAGCGTGGTGTCGTTGACTTCTAGAAGGGATTCCACGGCCACGCTGAGGTCTGGCCTCGGTACTGCATTTAGGAACCCTctgtatgactccaaaagaggtCGAGTGGAGGTCACTGAGTCAGTGGCTGAAGAAGAGAGAGAATAA